A genome region from Methylohalobius crimeensis 10Ki includes the following:
- the secE gene encoding preprotein translocase subunit SecE, with protein MTAQAHSPQSSLSAFDWIKVILTVALLVTGIAGFYYYIEYSLLYRTLAMVGVALVSAGLFFTTAPGQGFLSFFQSSRAEVHKVVWPLRQETIHTTIMVAVMVLVVGLILWLLDSLFLWLVRLLTGQGGW; from the coding sequence ATGACAGCACAGGCGCATTCTCCCCAGTCGTCACTTTCCGCATTCGATTGGATCAAGGTGATCTTGACGGTTGCTTTACTGGTAACCGGTATTGCGGGATTTTATTACTACATCGAGTATTCCCTGTTGTATCGGACGCTGGCGATGGTTGGCGTGGCTTTGGTGTCCGCGGGCTTGTTTTTTACGACGGCGCCCGGCCAGGGTTTTCTGTCTTTTTTTCAGTCTTCCCGGGCGGAAGTTCACAAGGTGGTCTGGCCTCTGCGTCAAGAAACCATCCACACCACCATAATGGTGGCGGTCATGGTGCTTGTGGTGGGGTTGATCCTGTGGCTCTTGGATTCCCTGTTCTTGTGGTTGGTGCGCTTACTCACTGGCCAAGGAGGTTGGTAA
- the nusG gene encoding transcription termination/antitermination protein NusG: protein MAMRWYVVHAYSNFENQVKRSLEERVKQAGLEQDFGKILVPTEEVIEIRMGQRRKTDRKFFPGYVLVQMEMNDETWHLVRSVPNVLGFIGGTAEKPAPISDKEAEAILVRVEEGLSKPKPKVLFEVGEVVRIIEGPFKDFNGVVEEVDYEKNKLRVSVLIFGRSTPVEFDFSQVEKV, encoded by the coding sequence ATGGCCATGCGTTGGTATGTGGTTCATGCCTATTCCAATTTTGAAAATCAGGTAAAGCGCTCCCTGGAGGAGCGTGTCAAACAGGCCGGGCTGGAACAGGATTTCGGCAAGATCCTGGTGCCTACCGAAGAAGTAATCGAAATTCGGATGGGGCAGCGGCGTAAGACCGACCGCAAATTCTTTCCCGGCTATGTGCTGGTGCAGATGGAAATGAACGATGAAACCTGGCATTTGGTGCGCAGTGTGCCAAACGTGTTGGGATTCATCGGCGGAACGGCGGAGAAGCCGGCGCCGATTTCCGATAAGGAGGCGGAAGCCATTCTCGTGCGGGTTGAGGAGGGGCTGAGCAAGCCCAAGCCGAAGGTGCTGTTCGAAGTGGGCGAAGTGGTGCGAATCATCGAAGGTCCCTTCAAGGACTTCAACGGCGTGGTCGAGGAAGTGGATTACGAGAAGAACAAGCTGCGGGTGTCGGTTCTGATTTTCGGGCGTTCGACGCCGGTAGAATTCGATTTTAGTCAGGTGGAAAAAGTCTGA
- the rplK gene encoding 50S ribosomal protein L11: MAKKVQAYIKLQVKAGEANPSPPVGPALGQHGVNIMEFCKAFNAQTQSMEKGLPLPVIITVYSDRSFTFIIKTPPASYLLKKAINAGKGSSTPNTDKIGKVTRQQLEEIVEIKQPDLTAADMDAAVRTIAGTARSMGIDVEGA; the protein is encoded by the coding sequence ATGGCAAAGAAAGTTCAGGCTTATATCAAATTGCAGGTAAAAGCGGGAGAAGCCAACCCCAGTCCTCCGGTGGGCCCGGCCTTGGGTCAGCACGGGGTGAATATTATGGAGTTCTGTAAGGCGTTTAACGCTCAGACCCAAAGCATGGAAAAAGGCCTCCCCCTGCCGGTTATTATCACCGTCTATAGTGACCGGAGCTTCACGTTCATCATTAAAACCCCGCCGGCATCCTATTTGTTGAAGAAGGCGATCAACGCGGGCAAGGGCAGTTCCACGCCGAATACGGACAAAATCGGCAAGGTGACCCGGCAACAATTGGAAGAGATCGTCGAGATCAAACAACCCGATTTGACTGCGGCCGATATGGACGCGGCGGTGCGGACCATTGCGGGCACGGCGCGCAGCATGGGAATCGATGTGGAGGGGGCATAA
- the rplA gene encoding 50S ribosomal protein L1, producing the protein MAKLSKRMKMIREKVDPTQAYSVEEALKLLKELSTVKFAESVDVSVNLGVDPRKSDQVVRGATVLPHGTGKTVRVAVFAQGANADAAKEAGADIVGLEDLADSVKQGNMDFDVVIATPDAMRVVGQLGPVLGPRGLMPNPKVGTVTPDVASAVENAKAGQVRYRTDKAGIIHCTLGKVNFDDNALRENLEALLADLKKAKPGSSKGVYMQKIALSTTMGPGVPVDLSSLKI; encoded by the coding sequence ATGGCGAAGTTATCCAAGCGGATGAAAATGATCCGCGAAAAAGTGGATCCCACCCAGGCCTACAGCGTCGAAGAGGCGCTGAAGTTGCTCAAAGAACTTTCTACGGTGAAGTTTGCCGAATCGGTGGATGTGAGCGTCAATTTGGGCGTGGACCCGCGTAAATCCGATCAAGTGGTCCGAGGTGCGACGGTGTTGCCTCACGGGACGGGTAAGACGGTCCGGGTGGCCGTTTTCGCTCAAGGCGCCAACGCCGATGCGGCCAAGGAGGCGGGCGCCGATATCGTGGGCCTGGAGGACTTGGCCGATTCGGTCAAACAGGGCAATATGGATTTCGACGTGGTGATCGCCACGCCCGATGCCATGCGTGTCGTCGGTCAGTTGGGGCCGGTATTGGGGCCGCGGGGATTGATGCCCAACCCCAAGGTGGGAACCGTGACTCCCGATGTGGCCTCTGCGGTCGAAAACGCCAAGGCGGGGCAGGTGCGCTATCGTACCGATAAAGCCGGGATTATTCACTGCACCCTGGGCAAAGTGAATTTCGACGACAATGCCTTGCGTGAAAATTTGGAAGCCTTGTTGGCGGATCTGAAGAAAGCTAAACCGGGTTCCAGCAAAGGGGTGTATATGCAGAAAATCGCCCTGTCCACGACGATGGGCCCTGGTGTTCCGGTAGATCTATCCAGCTTGAAGATTTGA
- the rplJ gene encoding 50S ribosomal protein L10: MALRLEEKKAVVAEVSEVAAQAHSAIASEYCGLTVADMTELRKRARDSQVYLRVVKNTLARRALEGTDYACMSEGLVGPLLLAFSLEEPGSAARVIRDFSKEHEQLKPKLVAVEGNLYGSEELERLASLPTKEQAISMLMSVMKAPVEKLARTLAEPHAKLVRTFAAVRDQKQQAA; encoded by the coding sequence GTGGCACTGAGACTGGAAGAGAAAAAAGCCGTCGTGGCCGAGGTCTCGGAAGTCGCCGCTCAAGCCCATTCTGCCATTGCATCGGAATATTGTGGTCTGACGGTGGCGGATATGACCGAGCTGCGTAAAAGAGCCCGGGACTCTCAAGTGTACCTTCGCGTGGTGAAAAATACGCTGGCGCGTCGAGCGCTGGAAGGGACGGATTACGCCTGTATGAGCGAAGGCTTGGTCGGTCCCTTGCTGCTGGCGTTTTCACTGGAAGAGCCGGGTTCGGCTGCCCGTGTGATCAGGGATTTTTCCAAAGAGCACGAACAGTTGAAACCCAAGCTGGTCGCCGTGGAAGGCAATCTGTATGGTTCGGAGGAATTGGAACGTCTGGCCAGCCTGCCTACCAAGGAACAAGCGATCAGCATGCTGATGTCGGTGATGAAGGCGCCGGTGGAAAAATTGGCCAGGACTCTGGCAGAACCCCACGCGAAATTGGTACGGACATTCGCCGCGGTGCGCGATCAAAAGCAACAAGCGGCGTGA
- the rplL gene encoding 50S ribosomal protein L7/L12, with the protein MALSTEEILDAVSNMTVMEVVDLISAMEEKFGVSAAAAVAAMPMAGAAEAGAEVEEQTEFDVILAGAGSNKVSAIKAVRAITSLGLKEAKALVESAPAAVKEAVSKEEAEEIKKQLEEAGASVEIK; encoded by the coding sequence ATGGCTTTGTCTACAGAAGAAATCTTGGATGCGGTTTCCAACATGACCGTCATGGAAGTGGTGGATCTGATTTCCGCCATGGAAGAGAAATTCGGCGTGTCCGCTGCCGCTGCGGTGGCTGCGATGCCGATGGCCGGAGCCGCCGAAGCGGGCGCTGAGGTCGAAGAGCAAACCGAATTCGACGTCATTTTGGCCGGTGCCGGCTCCAATAAGGTCAGCGCAATTAAAGCGGTGCGCGCGATCACCTCCTTGGGTCTCAAGGAAGCCAAGGCCTTGGTGGAAAGCGCTCCGGCCGCGGTTAAGGAAGCCGTGAGCAAGGAAGAAGCTGAAGAGATTAAAAAGCAATTGGAAGAGGCAGGCGCTTCTGTCGAAATCAAATAA
- the rpoB gene encoding DNA-directed RNA polymerase subunit beta produces MAYSFTEKKRIRKSFAKRPGVLDVPYLLSIQIDSYRHFLQAEKRPQERANRGLHAAFQSVFPIESHNGYAILEYVTYRLGEPTFDVKECQLRGATFAAPLRVKVRLVLYDKDSPASAKVVKDIKEQEVYMGELPLMTENGTFVINGTERVVVSQLHRSPGVFFDHDRGKTHSSGKLLFNARVIPYRGSWLDFEFDHKDIVYVRIDRRRKLPATILLRAIGYDNEQMIRRFFDTDAFQLSRDEIVLSLVPQRLRGEIAPFDIKLDDGTVVVEEGRRITPKHIRQMQKSDLTRLVVPREYVYGRILAHNVVDEKTGELVAAANTEITGELLDQLLDCGISEIQTLYVNELDRGPYISNTLKIDHTTTQLEALVEIYRMMRPGEPPTKEAAELLFHNLFFSEERYDLSEVGRMKLNLRLGREDETGPRVLTKDDIIDVLKELIGIRNGKGQVDDIDHLGNRRVRSVGEMIENQFRIGLVRVERAVKERLTLASSEGFTPQEVINAKPVVAAIKEFFGSSQLSQFMDQNNPLSEVTHKRRVSALGPGGLSRERAGFEVRDVHPTHYGRLCPIETPEGPNIGLINSLAVYARANHYGFLETPYRKVENGRLTDEIHFLSAIEESNYMIARAGAKLDQDGRLIDEMVSCRHKNEFTLASPEMIQYMDISSKQIVSVAAALVPFLEHDDANRALMGSNMQRQAVPMLRSQKPLVGTGMERIVARDSGTAVVARRGGEIVSVDAARIVVRVNDEETEAGEPGVDIYNLIKYTRSNQNTCINQKPLVNPGDQVARGDILADGASTDMGELALGQNLLVAFMPWQGYNFEDSILISERVVQEDRYTTIHIEEKTCVARDTKLGPEEITADIPNVGEAALAKLDESGIVYIGAEVKEGDILVGKVTPKGETQLTPEEKLLRAIFGEKASDVKDTSLRVPSGMAGTVIDVQVFTRDGVQKDARAKSIEEAQLEKVRKDLHDQFKILEQDTYQRVRQLLLGKTAESGPGGLKNGDSVDDAYLDGLKSQEWLSIRLQDEDVNVQLETIAEQLAQQRKDMDLRFEEKKAKITMGDDLPPGVLKMVKVYLAVKRRIQPGDKMAGRHGNKGVISQIVPVEDMPHLDDGTPVDIVLSPLGVPSRMNVGQVLETHLGWAARGLGIKIGKMLEAKARVQELREFLDQVYNQSGHKEDLGSLSDEEILELARHLKGGVPMATPVFDGAAEDEIKAMLKLADLPESGQARLYDGRTGELFDREVTVGYMYILKLNHLVDDKMHARSTGPYSLVTQQPLGGKAQFGGQRFGEMEVWALEAYGAAYTLQEMLTVKSDDVAGRTKMYKNIVDSDYRMEAGMPESFKVLVKEIRALAINIELEQD; encoded by the coding sequence ATGGCCTATTCTTTCACCGAGAAAAAGCGCATTCGCAAGAGCTTTGCAAAACGTCCCGGAGTTCTCGATGTCCCCTATCTGCTAAGCATCCAAATCGACTCGTATAGGCATTTCCTACAAGCCGAGAAGCGCCCTCAGGAGCGCGCCAATCGAGGATTGCACGCGGCCTTCCAGTCGGTGTTTCCGATCGAAAGCCACAACGGTTATGCGATTTTGGAGTACGTGACTTATCGGCTGGGGGAGCCCACCTTCGATGTGAAGGAATGTCAGCTCAGGGGCGCGACTTTTGCGGCGCCGTTGCGGGTGAAAGTGCGTCTGGTTCTGTACGACAAGGATTCGCCGGCTTCCGCCAAAGTGGTCAAGGATATCAAGGAGCAGGAAGTCTACATGGGCGAACTGCCTTTGATGACCGAGAACGGCACTTTTGTGATCAACGGAACCGAGCGCGTGGTGGTTTCACAGCTGCATCGCTCGCCCGGGGTGTTCTTCGATCATGACCGAGGCAAGACCCATTCCTCCGGCAAATTGTTGTTCAACGCCCGGGTCATTCCCTACCGGGGATCGTGGTTGGATTTCGAATTCGATCACAAGGACATCGTCTATGTTCGCATCGATCGGCGGCGTAAGCTGCCGGCTACGATTTTGCTGCGTGCGATCGGTTACGACAACGAGCAAATGATCCGAAGGTTTTTCGACACCGATGCGTTCCAATTGAGTCGGGACGAAATCGTGTTGAGCCTGGTGCCGCAGCGTCTGCGGGGCGAAATCGCGCCCTTCGACATCAAGTTGGACGACGGCACGGTGGTGGTCGAAGAAGGACGTCGGATCACTCCCAAGCATATCCGGCAAATGCAGAAATCCGATCTAACCCGCTTGGTAGTGCCTCGCGAATATGTTTACGGAAGGATACTCGCCCACAACGTGGTGGACGAGAAGACGGGTGAACTGGTGGCGGCGGCGAATACGGAGATTACCGGTGAACTGCTCGATCAGTTGCTCGATTGCGGCATCTCTGAGATTCAGACCCTGTACGTCAACGAGTTGGATCGCGGGCCTTATATCTCCAATACTTTGAAGATCGACCATACCACCACCCAATTGGAAGCGCTGGTCGAGATTTACCGGATGATGCGTCCGGGCGAGCCGCCCACCAAGGAAGCGGCGGAACTGCTGTTCCACAATTTGTTCTTCTCCGAAGAACGCTACGATCTGTCGGAAGTGGGCCGGATGAAGCTCAATCTGCGCCTGGGGCGCGAAGACGAAACCGGTCCTCGCGTGCTGACCAAGGACGACATCATCGACGTGCTCAAGGAGCTGATCGGTATCCGCAACGGCAAGGGCCAAGTGGACGATATCGACCACTTGGGCAACCGCCGTGTCCGAAGTGTGGGCGAGATGATCGAGAACCAGTTCCGGATCGGTCTGGTGCGGGTGGAGCGCGCGGTGAAGGAACGCCTGACTTTGGCGAGCAGCGAAGGCTTTACTCCGCAAGAGGTCATCAACGCCAAACCGGTGGTGGCGGCGATCAAGGAATTCTTCGGTTCGAGCCAGTTGTCCCAGTTCATGGACCAGAACAATCCTCTGTCCGAGGTGACGCACAAGCGTCGGGTTTCGGCTTTGGGTCCGGGCGGTCTGTCACGCGAGCGCGCGGGCTTCGAGGTGCGCGATGTGCATCCCACCCACTATGGCCGGCTGTGTCCGATCGAGACCCCGGAAGGTCCCAATATCGGTCTCATCAATTCCTTGGCGGTCTATGCCCGGGCCAACCATTACGGATTTCTGGAAACCCCCTATCGTAAAGTGGAAAACGGTCGCTTGACCGATGAGATTCATTTCCTCTCGGCCATCGAGGAGAGCAATTACATGATCGCTCGAGCAGGCGCCAAGCTGGACCAGGACGGCCGCTTGATCGACGAGATGGTTTCGTGCCGGCATAAGAACGAGTTCACCTTGGCCTCGCCGGAAATGATTCAGTACATGGACATCTCGTCCAAGCAAATCGTATCTGTGGCGGCCGCGTTGGTGCCTTTCTTGGAGCACGACGACGCCAACCGCGCGTTGATGGGCTCCAACATGCAGCGTCAGGCGGTGCCCATGTTGCGCTCCCAAAAGCCTCTGGTGGGAACCGGAATGGAGCGCATCGTGGCGCGGGACTCGGGGACCGCGGTCGTGGCCCGTCGGGGCGGGGAGATCGTTTCGGTGGACGCGGCCAGAATCGTGGTGCGGGTCAACGACGAGGAAACCGAGGCCGGGGAACCCGGGGTCGATATCTACAATCTGATTAAATATACCCGCTCCAATCAGAACACCTGCATCAATCAAAAGCCGCTGGTCAATCCGGGGGACCAGGTCGCCCGCGGCGACATTCTGGCCGACGGGGCGTCCACCGATATGGGGGAATTGGCGCTGGGTCAGAACCTGTTGGTTGCCTTCATGCCTTGGCAGGGGTATAACTTCGAGGACTCGATCCTGATTTCCGAGCGGGTGGTTCAGGAGGATCGTTACACCACCATCCATATCGAGGAAAAAACCTGTGTCGCCCGGGATACCAAGTTGGGGCCGGAGGAAATCACCGCCGACATACCCAACGTGGGAGAAGCGGCGCTGGCCAAGCTGGATGAATCCGGGATCGTCTACATCGGGGCCGAAGTCAAGGAAGGCGACATTCTGGTGGGGAAGGTGACTCCGAAAGGGGAAACCCAGTTGACACCGGAGGAAAAACTGTTGCGCGCGATTTTCGGCGAAAAGGCATCGGACGTGAAGGACACCTCCCTGCGCGTGCCTTCCGGCATGGCGGGAACGGTGATCGATGTCCAAGTCTTTACCCGCGACGGGGTGCAAAAGGATGCGCGCGCCAAGTCCATCGAAGAGGCCCAGCTGGAGAAGGTGCGCAAGGATTTGCACGACCAGTTCAAGATTCTCGAGCAGGATACCTATCAGCGGGTGCGTCAGCTGCTGCTGGGGAAAACGGCCGAATCGGGGCCCGGCGGGCTGAAAAACGGCGATTCGGTAGACGACGCCTATCTGGACGGATTGAAGTCGCAGGAATGGCTTTCCATCCGACTCCAGGACGAAGACGTGAACGTCCAGCTCGAGACGATTGCCGAGCAATTGGCCCAGCAGCGCAAAGACATGGATCTGCGCTTCGAGGAGAAAAAGGCCAAGATCACCATGGGGGACGATTTGCCGCCTGGGGTGCTGAAGATGGTCAAGGTCTATTTGGCGGTCAAGCGCCGGATTCAACCGGGCGACAAGATGGCCGGACGCCACGGCAATAAAGGGGTGATCTCCCAAATCGTCCCGGTAGAGGACATGCCCCATCTGGATGATGGAACGCCGGTGGATATCGTGCTCAGTCCCCTGGGGGTGCCTTCGCGGATGAACGTCGGTCAGGTGCTGGAAACCCATTTGGGTTGGGCGGCCCGGGGCTTGGGTATCAAAATCGGCAAGATGCTGGAAGCGAAAGCCCGGGTTCAAGAACTGCGAGAATTCCTCGACCAGGTTTACAATCAAAGCGGCCATAAAGAGGACCTGGGTTCCCTCTCCGATGAGGAGATTCTGGAGCTGGCCCGCCACCTTAAAGGCGGGGTTCCCATGGCGACGCCGGTATTCGACGGTGCGGCCGAGGACGAAATCAAAGCGATGCTGAAACTGGCCGACTTGCCCGAAAGCGGTCAGGCCCGGCTCTACGACGGTCGGACTGGCGAGCTTTTCGATCGTGAGGTGACGGTGGGCTACATGTATATCCTCAAGCTCAACCATCTGGTGGACGACAAGATGCACGCCCGCTCCACCGGCCCTTACAGCCTGGTCACGCAGCAGCCCCTGGGCGGCAAGGCCCAGTTCGGCGGCCAGCGCTTCGGGGAAATGGAAGTATGGGCGCTGGAAGCCTACGGTGCGGCGTATACCTTGCAGGAAATGCTGACGGTCAAGTCGGACGACGTGGCCGGCCGGACCAAGATGTACAAGAACATCGTGGATAGCGATTACCGAATGGAGGCCGGCATGCCCGAATCGTTCAAGGTGTTGGTGAAGGAAATTCGCGCCCTGGCGATCAACATCGAGCTGGAGCAGGATTAA